A single window of Streptomyces cathayae DNA harbors:
- a CDS encoding AfsR/SARP family transcriptional regulator — protein sequence MEGAPRVPEQGRPGAPTAPPEPPVLRFSVLGPVRAWRGGEPVSTGSPQQRALLASLLLRGGRTATAAELIDALWGEEPPSQALAALRTYASRLRKVLDPGILVSESGGYAVRGPGEDALDVEVAQRLAAEAERAKHAGDLCTARTLLNRALALWDGETLAGVPGPYAQAQRVRLEEWRLQLAETRLDMDLEQGCHTEAVSELTALTAAHPLRERLRELLMLALYRSGRQAEALAVYADTRRLLADELGVDPRPGLQELQQRILQADPHLAEPSSPAPPEPAAAPVRPAQLPATVPDFTGRTSFVRELGTILASAEGRVMAVSALAGIGGVGKTTLAVHVAHQARAGFPDGQLYVDLQGAGQRAAEPEAVLGAFLRALGTADSAVPDSLEERAALYRSVLDGRRVLVLLDNARDAAQVRPLLPGTEGCAALVTSRVRMVDLAGAHLVDLDVMSPDEALALFTKIVGEERVAAEREASLDTVAACGFLPLAIRIAASRLAARRTWTVSVLAAKLADERRRLDELQAGDLAVKATFELGYSQLEPAQARAFRLLGLADGPDISLAAAAAVLDLPADDTEDLLESLVDTSLLESAAHGRYRLHDLVRLYARACAERDEHPPGERAAALSRLLDFYLATAAGVYAIERPGDRLVDHLAATDHPGLRFPDRGPARDWLYTEANCLLSFARQCADRPDTLRRSIDLLWAALDLSESGANSKEYEFTAQTLLEAARKGGVAQVEARALMTLTHAHLDGGRFDLADEEAEQVVRLARRAEDLLPVCWAHNARGVIALYQSRTAAGEEHLSHALTHFRTLGDRPGEASALCNLSRIRLATGSTDSAVALAQEGMEIYDAMGNSMRGANGRYALGMALTQSHRLVDAADRLHEALEVFRDSRQRLWEGMTLFRLAEVDIAGQRHAQAAANAEMALTVLRGIGGQWRRGNVLTVLGHALTGVGHTGRARVCWEEAVRIYEALGSPEATAVRALLTPVEAA from the coding sequence ATGGAGGGTGCACCGCGAGTGCCGGAGCAGGGACGTCCCGGTGCGCCGACGGCACCGCCCGAGCCGCCGGTGCTGCGCTTCAGCGTGCTCGGACCGGTGCGCGCCTGGCGCGGCGGCGAACCCGTCAGCACCGGAAGCCCTCAGCAACGCGCCCTGCTCGCCTCCCTGTTGCTCCGCGGGGGCCGTACGGCCACGGCGGCCGAGCTGATCGACGCCCTGTGGGGCGAGGAGCCGCCCTCGCAGGCGCTGGCGGCGCTACGTACGTACGCGTCCCGGCTGCGGAAGGTGCTGGACCCCGGGATCCTGGTCAGCGAGTCCGGGGGATACGCGGTGCGCGGACCGGGCGAGGACGCGCTGGACGTCGAGGTGGCGCAGCGGCTGGCCGCCGAGGCGGAGCGGGCGAAGCACGCCGGGGACCTGTGCACGGCCCGTACGCTGCTGAACCGCGCCCTCGCGCTCTGGGACGGCGAGACACTGGCGGGCGTACCGGGCCCGTACGCTCAGGCCCAGCGGGTGCGGCTGGAGGAATGGCGTCTGCAACTCGCCGAGACCCGGCTGGACATGGACCTGGAGCAGGGCTGCCACACGGAGGCCGTCTCGGAGCTGACGGCGCTCACGGCGGCCCACCCGCTGCGCGAACGTCTGCGCGAACTGCTGATGCTGGCGCTGTACCGCAGCGGGCGCCAGGCCGAGGCACTGGCGGTGTACGCGGACACGCGCCGGCTGCTCGCCGACGAGCTGGGCGTGGACCCGCGGCCCGGCCTGCAGGAACTCCAGCAGCGCATCCTCCAGGCGGACCCCCACCTGGCGGAGCCCTCCTCCCCCGCGCCGCCCGAGCCCGCCGCCGCCCCGGTCCGTCCCGCTCAACTGCCCGCCACTGTGCCGGACTTCACCGGCCGCACGTCCTTCGTGCGCGAACTCGGCACGATCCTCGCCTCGGCCGAGGGCCGGGTGATGGCGGTGTCCGCGCTGGCCGGGATAGGCGGCGTCGGCAAGACGACCCTCGCGGTGCACGTGGCCCACCAGGCGCGGGCCGGTTTCCCCGACGGCCAGCTGTACGTCGATCTGCAGGGCGCGGGGCAGCGGGCGGCCGAGCCCGAGGCGGTGCTCGGCGCCTTCCTGCGCGCCCTGGGCACCGCCGACTCCGCCGTCCCCGACTCGCTCGAGGAACGGGCGGCGCTGTACCGGTCGGTCCTGGACGGCCGCAGGGTGCTGGTGCTGCTGGACAACGCGCGGGACGCCGCCCAGGTGCGCCCCCTCCTGCCGGGCACGGAGGGCTGCGCGGCCCTGGTGACGTCCCGGGTGCGGATGGTGGACCTGGCCGGCGCCCACCTGGTCGACCTGGACGTGATGTCCCCGGACGAGGCGCTGGCCCTGTTCACGAAGATCGTCGGCGAGGAGCGGGTGGCGGCGGAGCGCGAGGCCTCGCTGGACACCGTGGCGGCCTGCGGTTTCCTCCCGCTGGCCATCCGGATAGCGGCCTCCCGGCTGGCGGCGCGCCGCACCTGGACCGTCTCGGTGCTGGCGGCCAAGCTCGCCGACGAGCGCCGCCGCCTGGACGAGCTGCAGGCCGGCGACCTCGCCGTGAAGGCCACCTTCGAGCTCGGTTACAGCCAGCTGGAGCCGGCCCAGGCCCGCGCCTTCCGCCTCCTCGGCCTGGCCGACGGACCGGACATCTCCCTGGCGGCAGCGGCGGCGGTCCTCGACCTGCCGGCGGACGACACGGAGGACCTCCTGGAGTCCCTGGTGGACACCTCCCTGCTGGAGTCCGCGGCACACGGCCGCTACCGCCTGCACGACCTGGTCCGCCTCTACGCGCGGGCGTGCGCCGAACGCGACGAGCACCCCCCGGGCGAGCGCGCCGCCGCCCTCTCCCGTCTGCTGGACTTCTATCTGGCGACGGCGGCGGGCGTGTACGCGATCGAGCGGCCCGGGGACCGGCTGGTGGACCATCTGGCCGCCACCGACCATCCCGGGCTGCGTTTCCCCGACCGGGGGCCGGCCCGGGACTGGCTCTACACGGAGGCGAACTGCCTGCTGTCCTTCGCCCGGCAGTGCGCCGACCGGCCGGACACCCTGCGCCGCAGCATCGACCTGCTGTGGGCGGCGCTCGACCTGTCGGAGTCGGGGGCCAACTCCAAGGAGTACGAGTTCACGGCGCAGACCCTGCTGGAGGCGGCCCGGAAGGGCGGCGTCGCGCAGGTGGAGGCCCGGGCGCTGATGACCCTGACGCACGCGCACCTCGACGGCGGCCGGTTCGACCTGGCCGACGAGGAGGCCGAGCAGGTCGTCCGCCTCGCACGGCGGGCCGAGGACCTGCTGCCCGTGTGCTGGGCGCACAACGCCCGCGGCGTGATCGCGCTCTACCAGAGCCGTACCGCGGCCGGCGAGGAGCACCTCTCCCACGCCCTGACGCATTTCCGGACGCTGGGCGACCGCCCCGGTGAGGCCAGCGCGCTCTGCAACCTCTCGCGGATCCGGCTGGCCACCGGCAGCACGGACAGCGCCGTGGCGCTCGCGCAGGAGGGCATGGAGATCTACGACGCCATGGGCAACTCCATGCGCGGTGCGAACGGCCGGTACGCGCTGGGCATGGCCCTCACCCAGAGCCACCGCCTCGTCGACGCGGCCGACCGGCTCCACGAGGCCCTGGAGGTCTTCCGGGACAGCCGGCAACGGCTGTGGGAGGGCATGACCCTGTTCCGCCTGGCGGAGGTCGACATCGCGGGGCAGCGCCACGCCCAGGCCGCGGCGAACGCGGAGATGGCGCTGACGGTGCTGCGCGGCATCGGCGGGCAGTGGCGGCGCGGCAACGTCCTGACGGTGCTGGGGCACGCCCTGACCGGGGTCGGCCACACGGGCCGCGCCCGCGTCTGCTGGGAGGAGGCCGTGCGCATCTACGAGGCGCTGGGCTCACCGGAGGCCACCGCGGTGCGCGCGCTGCTGACCCCCGTCGAGGCCGCCTGA
- a CDS encoding nitroreductase/quinone reductase family protein, which translates to MSRHAERTYRAVTAVQRRIANPLMRRSPLQTLLETTGRVSGLPRRTPVGGRRVGDAFWLVSEFGERSQYVRNIRADPRVRVRIRGRWHTGTAHPLPEDDPVARLRSLPRMNSAAVRAVGAGLLTVRVDLDG; encoded by the coding sequence ATGAGCCGTCACGCCGAACGCACGTACCGGGCCGTCACCGCCGTCCAGCGCCGGATCGCCAATCCCCTCATGCGCCGCTCCCCGCTGCAGACCCTCCTGGAGACCACGGGCCGCGTCTCCGGCCTGCCCCGGCGCACCCCGGTGGGCGGGCGGCGGGTCGGAGACGCGTTCTGGCTGGTGTCGGAGTTCGGCGAGCGGTCCCAGTACGTGCGCAACATCCGCGCGGACCCCCGGGTGCGGGTCCGCATCCGGGGCCGCTGGCACACCGGTACCGCCCACCCGTTGCCCGAGGACGACCCGGTCGCCCGGCTGCGCTCCCTGCCGCGCATGAACAGCGCGGCGGTACGGGCGGTGGGGGCGGGACTGCTGACGGTACGGGTCGACCTGGACGGCTGA
- a CDS encoding CehA/McbA family metallohydrolase: MCEEHQSGIGRRAVLLTGAAAALTLGGVSFASAAGRGEQETRTVRGTLPPGAPDFVYVPVDVPDGVREIRVAYTYDRPSVPAGTAGNALDVGIFDERGTEPGGEGFRGWSGGARTEFFLRADDATPGYLPGPVREGTWHIALGPYTVAPQGLSYEITVTLTYGEPGETVRPVYPPERAKGRGRAWYRGDCHLHSWHSDGRRTPAGIAALARAAGLDFINSSEHNTHSAHAHWADTAGDDLLVLLGEEVTTRNGHVVALGTDPGTFVDWRYRARDDRFGRFARRVRDAGGLVVPAHPHATCIGCNWKFGFGEADAVEVWNGPWTPDDEVALADWDGMLVASVRGGQGGRDGRGGRGWIPAMGSSDAHRDPDVVGHPQTVVLADELSRRAVLEGIRAGRSYVAESARVSAAFTASGGRGEHAGVGERLGVDRDTPVTVRLEARGAPRCTVRLVTDQGVLHTSAPLPVSGSGVVEWRTTPAYAAYVRAELRHETAAGPLPGTPAALTNPIFLGRR; encoded by the coding sequence ATGTGCGAGGAGCACCAGAGCGGGATCGGCCGGCGCGCCGTTCTCCTGACGGGAGCCGCCGCCGCGCTTACGTTGGGAGGCGTGAGCTTCGCCTCCGCGGCCGGCCGCGGTGAACAGGAGACGAGGACGGTGCGCGGCACCCTCCCGCCGGGCGCCCCCGACTTCGTCTACGTCCCCGTCGACGTGCCGGACGGCGTACGGGAGATCAGGGTCGCCTACACCTACGACAGACCGTCCGTCCCGGCCGGGACCGCGGGCAACGCCCTCGACGTCGGGATCTTCGACGAGCGCGGCACCGAGCCGGGCGGTGAGGGTTTCCGGGGCTGGTCGGGCGGGGCCCGTACGGAGTTCTTCCTCCGCGCGGACGACGCGACCCCCGGCTATCTGCCCGGCCCGGTGCGGGAGGGCACCTGGCACATCGCGCTGGGCCCGTACACCGTGGCCCCGCAGGGGCTGTCGTACGAGATCACCGTCACGCTGACCTACGGGGAGCCCGGCGAGACGGTCCGGCCGGTGTATCCGCCCGAGCGGGCGAAGGGGCGCGGGCGGGCCTGGTACCGGGGCGACTGCCATCTGCACTCCTGGCACTCCGACGGCCGTCGCACCCCGGCCGGGATCGCGGCGCTCGCGCGGGCGGCGGGGCTGGACTTCATCAACAGCTCGGAGCACAACACCCATTCCGCGCACGCCCATTGGGCGGACACCGCCGGGGACGACCTGCTGGTGCTGCTGGGCGAGGAGGTCACCACCCGCAACGGGCACGTCGTCGCGCTCGGCACGGACCCCGGCACCTTCGTCGACTGGCGCTACCGGGCCCGCGACGACCGGTTCGGCCGGTTCGCCCGCCGGGTCCGCGACGCCGGGGGCCTGGTCGTGCCGGCGCATCCGCACGCCACCTGCATCGGCTGCAACTGGAAGTTCGGCTTCGGCGAGGCGGACGCCGTGGAGGTGTGGAACGGCCCCTGGACACCCGACGACGAGGTGGCCCTGGCCGACTGGGACGGCATGCTCGTCGCCTCGGTGCGGGGCGGACAGGGCGGGCGGGACGGCAGGGGCGGCCGGGGCTGGATTCCGGCGATGGGCAGCAGCGACGCCCACCGGGACCCGGACGTCGTCGGCCACCCGCAGACCGTCGTCCTCGCCGACGAGCTGTCCCGCCGGGCCGTCCTGGAGGGCATCCGCGCGGGCCGCTCGTACGTCGCCGAGTCCGCACGCGTCTCCGCCGCCTTCACGGCCTCCGGCGGGCGGGGCGAACACGCCGGTGTCGGCGAGCGGTTGGGCGTGGACCGGGACACACCGGTCACCGTCCGCCTGGAGGCCCGCGGCGCCCCGCGCTGCACGGTCCGCCTCGTCACCGACCAGGGCGTTCTGCACACCAGCGCCCCGCTGCCGGTGTCCGGCTCGGGTGTCGTCGAGTGGCGGACCACCCCCGCGTACGCCGCCTACGTCCGCGCCGAGCTGCGGCACGAGACGGCGGCCGGCCCGCTGCCGGGCACCCCGGCCGCGCTGACCAACCCGATCTTCCTGGGCCGCCGGTAG
- a CDS encoding LLM class F420-dependent oxidoreductase, with amino-acid sequence MRIAVTIFLTDETITPTRIARELEQRGFAGLYLPEHTHIPVERTSPYPAGGDLPREYSRTLDPYVALAQAAAVTERLGLGTGITLAAQHDPIDLAKQIATLDHLSGGRFTLGLGFGWNVEEAADHGVEWRTRRELVRDRMGLMRSLWSEEPTAYDGKFGSVRASFAHPKPVQKPRGPVVGPRTLVGGMSGPKLFTHVCEYADGWMPIGGRGLSEAMPRLRTAWADAGRDPGALQVVPYAVQPSAGKLAHFAELGIEEVVVQLPPEDEAGVLRALDAYQAFVDGTGGGSGDGAGEGTR; translated from the coding sequence ATGCGCATCGCCGTCACGATCTTCCTCACCGACGAGACGATCACCCCGACCCGGATCGCCCGTGAGCTGGAGCAGCGCGGCTTCGCAGGGCTGTATCTGCCCGAGCACACGCACATCCCCGTCGAGCGGACCAGCCCCTACCCGGCGGGCGGCGACCTGCCCCGGGAGTACAGCCGCACCCTGGACCCCTACGTCGCGCTCGCGCAGGCCGCGGCCGTCACCGAGCGGCTCGGCCTCGGCACCGGCATCACGCTCGCCGCGCAGCACGACCCGATCGACCTGGCCAAGCAGATCGCCACCCTCGACCACCTCTCCGGCGGCCGGTTCACCCTCGGGCTCGGCTTCGGCTGGAACGTCGAGGAGGCCGCCGACCACGGGGTGGAATGGCGTACCCGGCGGGAGCTGGTCCGGGACCGGATGGGCCTGATGCGGTCGCTGTGGTCGGAGGAACCGACCGCGTACGACGGGAAGTTCGGCAGCGTCCGGGCCAGCTTCGCGCACCCCAAGCCGGTGCAGAAGCCGCGCGGCCCCGTCGTCGGTCCGCGCACGCTGGTCGGCGGGATGTCCGGGCCGAAGCTGTTCACGCACGTCTGCGAGTACGCCGACGGCTGGATGCCGATCGGCGGGCGCGGCCTGTCCGAGGCGATGCCCCGGCTGCGCACCGCCTGGGCCGACGCGGGCCGCGACCCCGGCGCCCTCCAGGTCGTCCCGTACGCGGTCCAGCCCAGTGCGGGCAAGCTCGCCCACTTCGCCGAGCTCGGGATCGAGGAGGTCGTGGTGCAGCTGCCGCCGGAGGACGAGGCGGGAGTGCTGCGGGCCCTGGACGCCTACCAGGCGTTCGTCGACGGCACGGGCGGCGGGTCGGGCGACGGCGCCGGTGAGGGAACCCGATGA
- a CDS encoding bifunctional FO biosynthesis protein CofGH yields the protein MTTSATSGTGPTENSMRRALKRARDGVSLDVSEAAVLLQARGEQLEDLCASAARVRDAGLRAAGRPGVITYSKSVFVPLTRLCRDTCHYCTFVTVPGKLRRAGHGMFMSPDEVLDIARKGAALGCKEALITLGDKPEDRWPEAREWLDAHGYDDTIAYVRAISIRILEETGLLPHLNPGVLTWTDFQRLKPVAPSMGMMLETTATRLWSEPGGPHHGSPDKEPAVRLRVLEDAGRSSVPFTSGILIGIGETYEERAESLFALRKVSRAHHGIQELIVQNFRAKPDTAMRGMPDAELDALLATVAVARHVLGPAACLQAPPNLVDSEYGRLIAAGIDDWGGVSPLTIDHVNPERPWPRIEELAEKSRAAGFEMRERLCVYPEFVTRGEPWLDPRLRPHVAALADPATGLALPDAVVEGRPWQEPDEVFTASGRTDLHRTIDTEGRTADRRDDFDEVYGDWGALREAAVPGMAPERIDTDVRQALATAADDPTELTDDEALALLHADGPALDALCRIADDVRASAVGDDVTYIVTRNINFTNVCYTGCRFCAFAQRRTDADAYTLSLEQVADRAQQAWEVGAVEVCMQGGIHPDLPGTAYFDIAKAVKERVPGMHVHAFSPMEVVNGATRTGLSIREWLTAAKEAGLDSIPGTAAEILDDEVRWILTKGKLPAATWIEVVETAHELGIRSSSTMMYGHVDQPRHWLGHLRTLAGIQQRTGGFTEFVTLPFIHTNAPVYLAGIARPGPTTRDNRAVTAMARLLLHPYIPNIQTSWVKLGAEGAADMLRSGANDLGGTLMEETISRMAGSSYGSYKSVKDLIAVAEAAGRPARPRTTLYGEVPEERQQAAQASDGHLPALLPVLD from the coding sequence ATGACGACATCCGCGACCTCCGGGACAGGTCCGACCGAGAACTCCATGCGTCGCGCCCTCAAGCGGGCCCGTGACGGCGTCTCCCTCGACGTGTCCGAGGCCGCCGTCCTGCTCCAGGCGCGCGGCGAGCAACTGGAGGACCTGTGCGCCTCGGCCGCCCGGGTCCGGGACGCGGGCCTGCGGGCGGCGGGCCGGCCCGGGGTCATCACGTACTCGAAGAGCGTCTTCGTCCCGCTGACCCGGCTGTGCCGGGACACGTGCCACTACTGCACCTTCGTCACCGTGCCCGGCAAGCTGCGCCGGGCCGGGCACGGGATGTTCATGTCGCCGGACGAGGTCCTGGACATCGCCCGCAAGGGCGCCGCCCTCGGCTGCAAGGAAGCCCTCATCACCCTCGGCGACAAGCCCGAGGACCGTTGGCCCGAGGCGCGCGAGTGGCTCGACGCGCACGGCTACGACGACACGATCGCCTACGTCCGCGCGATCTCCATCCGCATCCTGGAGGAGACCGGACTCCTCCCGCACCTCAACCCGGGCGTCCTGACCTGGACCGACTTCCAGCGGCTCAAGCCCGTCGCCCCGTCGATGGGCATGATGCTGGAGACCACCGCGACCCGGCTGTGGTCCGAGCCCGGCGGCCCGCACCACGGCTCCCCGGACAAGGAACCCGCCGTGCGGCTGCGCGTCCTGGAGGACGCCGGCCGCTCCTCCGTCCCCTTCACCTCGGGCATCCTCATCGGCATCGGCGAGACCTACGAGGAGCGCGCCGAGTCCCTGTTCGCCCTCAGGAAGGTCTCCCGCGCCCACCACGGCATCCAGGAACTGATCGTCCAGAACTTCCGCGCCAAGCCGGACACCGCGATGCGCGGCATGCCGGACGCGGAACTCGACGCGCTTCTCGCCACGGTCGCCGTGGCCCGGCACGTCCTCGGCCCGGCCGCCTGCCTGCAGGCCCCGCCCAACCTCGTCGACTCCGAGTACGGACGGCTGATCGCGGCCGGCATCGACGACTGGGGCGGCGTCTCCCCGCTCACCATCGACCACGTCAACCCCGAACGCCCCTGGCCGCGGATCGAGGAACTGGCCGAGAAGTCCCGGGCGGCCGGCTTCGAGATGCGCGAACGCCTCTGCGTCTACCCGGAGTTCGTCACCCGCGGCGAACCCTGGCTGGACCCGCGGCTGCGCCCGCACGTGGCGGCGCTCGCCGACCCCGCCACCGGCCTCGCCCTGCCGGACGCCGTGGTCGAGGGCCGCCCCTGGCAGGAGCCCGACGAGGTGTTCACCGCCAGCGGCCGCACCGACCTGCACCGCACCATCGACACCGAGGGCCGCACCGCCGACCGCCGCGACGACTTCGACGAGGTCTACGGCGACTGGGGCGCCCTGCGCGAGGCCGCCGTCCCCGGCATGGCACCCGAGCGCATCGACACCGACGTACGCCAGGCCCTGGCGACGGCGGCCGACGACCCGACGGAACTGACCGACGACGAGGCCCTCGCCCTGCTGCACGCGGACGGCCCGGCGCTGGACGCCCTGTGCCGGATCGCGGACGACGTCCGCGCCTCGGCGGTCGGCGACGACGTCACCTACATCGTCACCCGCAACATCAACTTCACCAACGTCTGTTACACCGGCTGCCGTTTCTGCGCCTTCGCCCAGCGCCGCACCGACGCCGACGCGTACACGCTCTCCCTGGAGCAGGTGGCCGACCGCGCCCAGCAGGCCTGGGAGGTGGGCGCGGTGGAGGTCTGCATGCAGGGCGGCATCCACCCCGACCTGCCGGGCACCGCGTACTTCGACATCGCGAAGGCGGTCAAGGAACGCGTCCCCGGCATGCACGTGCACGCCTTCTCCCCGATGGAGGTGGTCAACGGCGCCACCCGCACCGGCCTGTCGATCCGCGAGTGGCTCACCGCGGCCAAGGAGGCGGGCCTGGACTCGATCCCCGGCACGGCCGCCGAGATCCTCGACGACGAGGTCCGCTGGATCCTGACCAAGGGCAAACTGCCGGCGGCCACCTGGATCGAGGTCGTCGAGACGGCCCACGAACTGGGCATCCGCTCCTCCTCGACGATGATGTACGGCCATGTCGACCAGCCCCGCCACTGGCTCGGGCACCTGCGCACCCTGGCCGGCATCCAGCAACGCACCGGCGGTTTCACCGAGTTCGTGACCCTGCCCTTCATCCACACCAACGCACCCGTCTACCTGGCCGGCATCGCCCGCCCCGGCCCCACCACCCGGGACAACCGCGCGGTCACCGCGATGGCCCGCCTCCTGCTGCACCCGTACATCCCCAACATCCAGACCAGCTGGGTCAAACTGGGCGCGGAGGGCGCGGCGGACATGCTCCGCTCCGGCGCCAACGACCTCGGCGGCACCCTGATGGAGGAGACCATCTCCCGCATGGCGGGCTCCTCCTACGGCTCCTACAAGTCCGTCAAGGACCTGATCGCGGTCGCCGAAGCCGCGGGCCGCCCGGCCAGGCCCCGCACCACCCTGTACGGCGAGGTCCCCGAGGAACGGCAGCAGGCGGCCCAGGCCTCCGACGGCCACCTCCCGGCCCTCCTGCCGGTGCTGGACTGA
- a CDS encoding prevent-host-death family protein translates to MSTPTVAFSELSKNSRRVAETLDRAHRVHITRRDGEDLYLTTARHDQQREETADVTARLLAALVRSDGGERAIQRALPSVFPWVRHLSSEELRQFVTDLIDATHDVAQLDIHSELHRVIVEWRATARILADPELTAQLTRRLPDEDHGEVTAP, encoded by the coding sequence ATGTCCACTCCTACGGTCGCCTTCTCAGAGCTCTCGAAGAACTCGAGACGTGTCGCCGAAACGCTCGACCGGGCCCACCGCGTACACATCACACGTCGGGACGGCGAGGACCTCTACCTGACCACGGCTCGCCATGACCAGCAGCGCGAGGAAACGGCGGACGTCACCGCCCGCCTACTCGCCGCCCTCGTTCGCAGCGACGGAGGCGAGCGGGCCATACAGCGCGCGCTCCCCTCGGTCTTCCCCTGGGTCCGTCACCTGTCCTCGGAAGAGCTGCGGCAGTTCGTGACCGACCTCATCGACGCCACGCACGACGTCGCCCAACTGGACATACACAGCGAACTCCACCGCGTCATCGTCGAATGGCGCGCCACGGCCCGCATCCTCGCCGACCCCGAACTCACCGCACAGCTCACCCGTCGGCTGCCGGACGAGGACCATGGCGAGGTGACCGCACCGTGA
- a CDS encoding ADP-ribosylglycohydrolase family protein codes for MDATAGPVWGRREQQDFRSRVRGTLLGVALGDALGAPVDGMGAEAVREAYGAAGITGFAPAHDRRGAVTHLTQMTLFSVDGLIRAQVRRDTGAWHPPTDLHQAYLRWAVTQRDWGPDERRAEDGWLARQEWLYARRDPARALLLGLGDGIMGTPGSPKNPGEAGPEAAARSAPFGLLVGWEPHLVAQLAVECAAQTHGHPTAYLAAGAYAVLVHGLARDESLDAAVQRALALLAARPGHQPVSEALQQALGAVRQGMPTPDRVTRLAGAGTAEGLLATAVYCALVGEDVRHGLCLAVNQDGPSAAAGALTGGLLGALHGETALPPAWLAELEGRPTILELADDFAMEMTQGPALHSPAGSSPAWLARYPRGVAGSLPG; via the coding sequence GTGGACGCGACGGCCGGGCCCGTGTGGGGGCGGCGCGAGCAGCAGGACTTCCGCAGCCGGGTGCGCGGAACGCTGCTCGGGGTCGCCCTCGGGGACGCCCTGGGCGCGCCCGTGGACGGGATGGGAGCCGAGGCGGTACGGGAGGCGTACGGCGCCGCGGGGATCACCGGGTTCGCCCCCGCCCACGACCGGCGCGGAGCCGTCACGCACCTCACCCAGATGACCCTGTTCTCCGTGGACGGGCTGATCCGCGCGCAGGTGCGGCGCGACACCGGCGCCTGGCACCCGCCGACCGACCTGCACCAGGCGTATCTGCGCTGGGCGGTCACGCAACGCGACTGGGGGCCGGACGAGCGCCGCGCGGAGGACGGCTGGCTCGCCCGGCAGGAGTGGCTCTACGCCCGCCGGGACCCGGCCCGCGCCCTGCTGCTGGGGCTCGGCGACGGGATCATGGGGACGCCCGGGTCGCCCAAGAACCCCGGTGAGGCGGGGCCCGAGGCGGCGGCCCGTTCGGCGCCCTTCGGGCTGCTCGTCGGCTGGGAGCCGCACCTCGTCGCCCAGCTCGCCGTGGAGTGCGCGGCCCAGACCCACGGGCACCCGACCGCCTACCTCGCGGCCGGCGCGTACGCGGTGCTCGTGCACGGGCTGGCCCGGGACGAGAGCCTGGACGCGGCGGTGCAGCGGGCGCTCGCGCTGCTGGCCGCCCGGCCGGGGCACCAGCCGGTGTCGGAGGCCCTGCAGCAGGCCCTGGGCGCCGTGCGGCAGGGGATGCCCACCCCGGACCGGGTCACCCGGCTCGCCGGGGCGGGCACGGCGGAAGGCCTCCTCGCCACCGCCGTGTACTGCGCCCTGGTGGGGGAGGACGTACGGCACGGGCTGTGCCTCGCCGTCAACCAGGACGGGCCGAGCGCGGCGGCCGGGGCGCTGACCGGCGGACTGCTGGGCGCCCTGCACGGCGAGACGGCCCTCCCGCCGGCCTGGCTGGCCGAACTGGAGGGCCGTCCCACGATCCTGGAACTCGCCGACGACTTCGCCATGGAGATGACCCAGGGCCCCGCCCTGCACAGCCCCGCCGGCTCGTCCCCGGCCTGGCTGGCGCGCTACCCCCGGGGCGTCGCGGGCTCCCTGCCCGGCTGA